The sequence below is a genomic window from Triticum urartu cultivar G1812 unplaced genomic scaffold, Tu2.1 TuUngrouped_contig_6234, whole genome shotgun sequence.
CGTAGTCCGTCGAGAAGGCGCGGCGTTGTGCAGGGAGGATGAGGCCCCGCGGAGAAAGTGGCAGGGGGGGGTGGGCGGTCGGTAGGGGTCTTGAGCCCCATGGACCTGCGGAGCGCGTCGGCGTCTGCGGGCGGGACGCGCGCAAGCAGCGCGTCGAAGGCGCCGAGGGCCTCGCCGGCCGCGTCGCGCGCGCAGGCGGCCTCCTCGTTGAAGTACACCGTCTCCTTGCTGTCCATGGCAGCCTCGATCTCCTCCCGCGCTTCGGCGAACTTGCGGTTCACCTCGTCGACGTCCTTGCCGTAGTCCGTCGAGAAGGCGCGGCGTTGTGCAGGGAGGATGAGGCCCCGCGGAGAAAGTGGCAGGGGAGGTCTGGCGTTCGTTAGGGGTTgcggggcggcggtggaggggCGGAGGAG
It includes:
- the LOC125530327 gene encoding embryogenesis-like protein isoform X1, with amino-acid sequence MHRNPRVLLRAAAYLLRPSTAAPQPLTNARPPLPLSPRGLILPAQRRAFSTDYGKDVDEVNRKFAEAREEIEAAMDSKETVYFNEEAACARDAAGEALGAFDALLARVPPADADALRRSMGLKMEQLKAELKQLEE